The Atribacterota bacterium genome segment AAGGTACTTAAAATTTTTTTAATTATTTTACAGATTCAATACCTCTTTTGTTGAAAAAAGTCCCTTCTTTTTATTTAAAATAAAATTAATCGCCTTAACTGCTCCTTCGGCGAATGCATCCCTGCTGTATGCTTTATGAGTCAGTTCCAGTCTTTCACCCAGGGAATTGAAAATGATTGTATGCTCTCCACTTATATTTCCAGCTCTTATGGCATGAATACCGATTTCCCCTTTATTTCTAGCGCCAATATTTCCACAACGTCCATAAATTGCTGATTTATCCAGCTTTACACCTCTTTCATTAGCAATTATTTCAGCAATTTTCATGGCAGTACCACTTGGTGCATCCTTTTTATAGCGATGATGTGTTTCAATAATTTCAATATCATATTCGGCATCCAATACAGCTGCTACTTTTTTTGCTAAATCAAATAATAAATTAACTCCTAATGCCATATTTGGTGAAAACACTATGGGAATATTTTCTGAGGATTCCCTGATATTTTTTACCTGGTTCTCAGATAATCCGGTTGTACCAATCACACAAGCTTTCTTATGTTTTGAACATATTATCAGATTATTCATTGTTGCCTCAGGATTTGTAAAATCTACAACTACATCACATTTTTCAATAATTTTGTCAAGGTTATCTTCAATAATTATTTCAGTTTTACCAATTCCATTTACAATCCCCCAATCCTGACCGATGGCAGGGTGTTTACTTGACTCTATAACCCCAACTAACTCTAGTGTATCATCCTGATAGATGAGTTTAGCTATAAGTGATGCCATTTTACCGCATCCTCCACAAACAATAACATTATTCATCTTTAATCCTCCAATAAATTGAATGATCTTAAATCTTGCTTTAGTTGTTCAAAATTACTGTTTTCCATATCAACCATGGGTAAACGTAAATTTCCTGCCGGCAAACCCATTAACCGGGCAGCTGTTTTAACAGGAATTGGGTTAGTCTCATAGAACATGGCTCGGCTCAAAGGATATATTGTTTTAAAGAACATTTCCCGTGCTTCCTCATAACTGCCTTCCTCAAATTTTCTGACCATTAAAGATACTTCTTTGGGAATAATATTTGCTACAACCGATATTACTCCTTTACCCCCTATGGATAATACCGGGAGCAATATTTTATCATCTCCGGATAATAAAGTGAGTTTGTCACCACACAAATATATAATTTCGGCCATTTGTTCAAGATTACCGCTTGCTTCTTTTACTGCTGTAATATTTTTCAATTCAGCTAAACTGGCCAGGGTAGAAGGCAATAAATTGACACCGGATCGTGATGGTACATTATACACAATTGCCGGAATATCAACCTTTTCAACAATGGTTTTAAAATGCATATAGAGACCTTTTTGTGTAGGTTTATTGTAATAAGGCATAACCAATAAGGCACCGTCGGCTCCCATTTCCCTGGCTGCTGAGGTAAGTTCAATAGCCTCTTCAGTGGAATTAGATCCGGTACCCGCAATTACCGGAACCCTTTGATTAACTGCATTAATGGTTAATTCTATGACTTTTTTATGTTCTTCATGGCTGAGAGTCGGAGATTCTCCGGTAGTTCCGCAGGGAACAATAGCATCAGTCCCGTTTTTTATATGGAACTCAACCAAATCCTTAATTCCCTGTTCATCAATTCTATTATTTTTATCAAATGGTGTTATTAAAGCAACAATTGATCCTCTAAACATTTTAAATATCCTCCTTTTTTATTTGCCTGTTTTGGCATATATTATTTTCTTAATTATTTTTGAGTATTAATTCCAATTTCACCAAGAGTCTGACGAATCAGCTGGTAAACTTTATCCTTATTATTCCAGGAAACAAATATTAATATATCAGTCTTTATTGTAACCATTTCCAAAATATTTATATTATTTTCCGCCAATGGACGTGTTATTTTTTCAATAATACCAGGGGTATCTATAAAATCTCTGCTACTCACTACAATGAGGGCAATATCTTCTTTTGATGTAACAGATTTTAACTTTTCACTCTTTAATACAGAAAGATGTATCAAATCATATGCTTTTTTACTATACTTTTCAGATACATAAATACCGATATATTGAATTCCTATTGCAATACTCTGTATACTAATATTATTTTTCGATAATGGTGTAATTATATCCCTCAATATTCCTGGAGTTTCTAAAATACTATCTCCAACTATGGTCAACAAACAAAGCTTGTCCTGAAAAATATCAACCTTGCTGGAAAAACTGCCTTCAATTTCCGTTCCAGGAGAGTCTAAATCTCCATTTTGAAAATGAATTATCTTTGATCTCATATTTTTATTTTTATATTTTAAAGCCCTGGGGTGTAATACTTTTGCACCGCTTTCAGCCAAAATACCCATCTCTTCTACACTTATTTTTGGCAACATTTCTACTTTTTTGACTAATCTGGGATCTGCCGAAGCAACACCTGATGCATCGGTAACTATAATAACCTCATCTGCTTTAATAAAATCACCTAAGGCAAAAGCTGTAATATCACTTCCGCCCCTGCCTAAACATGTAATAATATTATCTTTCTCACTCCTCCCAAGGAAACCGCAAACCACCGGAACAATTCCTTTTTGTAACAATGGTTCAAGATAAGTCTGACATTGTTCTTTGCTTTGCTTTGATAAAATATCTGCTTCCAGTAAATTCTTGTTATTAGTAATAATAGGAAAATCATCTCCGGAAGGATCAAAAGGGCGTGATTGTATTTCTTGAGCCCTTAATGAAGCAGCTACCAACTGGGCACTCATCCTCTCTCCAAATGATACAAATTGAGCATAATCGTTCATGTCATAACCGGATTTGGTTACTCCTTCCAATAATGATATTAAATTATCAGTAGTGTCTCCCATAGCTGAAACTACTACTAAAACTTCATGACCTTCCTTTACTTTTTTAGCAATTGAATTGGTTGCCTTTTCAATCCGATCTATATCCCTTATACTTGTTCCACCAAACTTAACTACAATTCTAATGATAATCACCTCATTTACTATTTAATAATTTTACAAAATATCATACTGTAATATCAGAAAATAATGCCTTTTTATATCTTTAAATGTTTATGCTGTATAAATGATATTGGCCTTTTCCAATCTACCTATTGCCTCTTTCATCCTGGGCACATCTACGGTTAACGCAATTCTAAAGTATCCTTCTCCGTACTGACCATATCCTACGCCAGGTGTTACGATTATCCCTGTTTTCTCCAAAACCTTATTGGCAAAATCAATAGAACTCATTCCAGCCGGTGTTGGAGCCCAGACATAAAATGTTCCTTTTGGAGCCTCCAGAGACCATCCAAGTTTGTTCAAACCTTCTACAATCACATTTCTTCTTTCAGTATACATGTCTATCATCTGTGGAATATGATCTTGTGGACCTGTTAAGGCAGTTACTCCCGCTTCCTGAATAGCCTTAAAAATACCTGAATCCACATTTGTCTTAATTATTGAAAGGGCAGATATTGCTTCTTGTCCACCTACTGCAAAGCCGATCCTCCACCCGGTCATATTATAAGTTTTTGATAAAGAATGAAATTCCAGAGAAATATCCTTCGCTCCCTCTATTTCCAGGATACTTGGTGATTTGTAACCATCATATGCCAGTTCTGAATATGCAAAATCATGACATATCAGCAGATTATATTTTTTAGCGAAATCAACAACCTCTTTAAAGTAATCCAGACTTGCAACTGCACCGGTTGGATTGTTGGGATAGTTTAGAAATATCAGTTTTGCTTTTTTCGCTATACCTTCATCTATCTTATCTAAATCCGGCAGAAAACCATTCTCTGCCAATAATGGCATATAATATGGCTTGCCATTGGCAAATAATGTTCCTGTCTTGTAAACAGGATATGCCGGATCCGGTATCAAACTTATATCTCCGGGATCAATAAAAGCTAAAAACACATGGGCTATTCCTTCTTTTGACCCGATAAGAGAAATTATTTCCTTATATGGGTCAAGCTTTACCCCAAATCTTTTCAGATACCACTCTGCAGCTGCTGACCTGAATTCTTTAGTTCCTTCATAAGGCGGATAATCATGAGTTTTGGGATCCCGGGCACTTTTTTCCAGCTGGTCAATAATATATGAAGGTGTGGGTTTATCAGGATCTCCGATCCCTAAATTAATTATATCCACACCCCTGGCGATTGCTGCTTCCTTTTTCTTGTCAATTTCTGCAAATAAATATGGTGGCACATTTTTAATTCTTTCTGCAATCTTCATAATATACTTCTCCTTTTTTCAATAATTCCATTTTGTTTTAAACAAATAAATTCTAATTTAATCAATACTGACAGAGCCTTCGAAAACGCTTTCAGCAGGACCTGTCATATAAACATGTCCATCATCTGCCCAGTTGATTTTTAAATCCCCGCCATTCAGGTGAACAATGGCTTTACTATTGACCTTTTTGTTCAAAACTCCTGCTACAACAGCAGCACAGGCACCAGTACCACACGCCATTGTTTCACCTACTCCACGTTCCCAAACTCTAAAATTAATTTCATGGTCATTTAGAATTTCAATAAATTCTACATTGGTTTTCTCGGGAAAGAAGGGATTTATTTCTATTAAAGGCCCAATCTCTCTTACTGGAAACCTTTCAACATCTTCAATAAAAATAACGCAATGAGGATTACCCATTGAAACACAAGTTATCATAAATTTATTATTTTCAACTAATAACTCTTGATTAATTACCTTTTTATCAGGATTTCCTGTTACCGGTATCTCTTTACCAGTCAATCGGGGTTCACCCATATCCACTTTTACACCTTCAATAAAACCGGTTTTCTCATTAAAAATGATTTCAGGGATTATTTCTCCCGCCAGCGTTTCTACTGAGAATATTTTCTTTTCAATTAATTTATTTTCATAAGCGTATTTGGCAAAACACCTGATTCCATTACCACACATCTGGGGTTCACTTCCATCAAAATTAAATATTCTCATCCTTAAATCATATTTTTTTGAAGGAAGTATTAAAATCAGGCCATCTGCTCCAATGCCAAAATGTCTTTGGCAGAGTCTTTTTGCAAGATTATTATAATTAATTCCATCAGGTTCTTTTTCTGAATAGAAATCCATTATTATAAAATCATTTCCAATACCGTGCATTTTAACAAACTCTTTTTTCATAAATATCTCCCTTGACTGTATTCTGTTTCTATTCATATGTAATTAGCATAAACAAATCACATTAACCAATCTGGTATTACATGATTATTAATAACATCCTGATAGGTTTCTCTGTTTACCATTAATCCGTGTTTCCCCTCATTAACCAGAACAACGGGCGGTCTGGGAATACCGTTATAATTATTAGCCATAGAATAATGATAAGCACCTGTAGTAAAGAGAATAATCAAATCCCCGCTTTCAGCCCTGGGTAATTCAATATTTTTTATAAGAATATCACCTGATTCACAAAATTTTCCGGCAATTGTGACAAGTTCAGTTTTGTTTGATTCAAGCCTATCAACTATCAATGCTTCATATTTTGCATCATAAAGACTTGGCCTGGGATTGTCAGCCATACCTCCATCCACTATAAGGTATTTTTTTAAACCGGTTATTTCTTTTATTGCCCCTATCCGGTAAAGAGTAATACCTGCTTCAGCAACTATCGACCTGCCTGGTTCAATCAATATTTTTGGCAATGAAACTTTATACTCATCACATACATCTTTTACCTTATTAATAATACTATTAACAAAAATATTAATAGGAACGGGATTATCATCTCTTGTATACCTGACTCCGAGTCCTCCTCCTAAATTCAGGTTATTTGTTTTTATTTCATACTTGTCTTCAATCTTCTTAATAACATGAATCATTTCAACTATTGCCTGAAGATGATATTTAACATCTAAAAGCTGGGACCCAATATGGCAATGTAACCCTCTGTATACCAGATTATCTCTTTCCATTACCGCTGGAAATATATTTTCTAACTCTGAAATTGGAAAACCAAATTTTGAGTCTACCTGTCCTGTTCTTATTTTTTCATGAGTATGTGTATCAACACCTGGAATAACTCTTATCATAATATGTACTTTTTTATTTAACTCTTTAGCTATATTATTGACTAAACCTAATTCATAGAGATTATCAATCATTATTGTTCCGATATTGTTTTCTAATGCAAACCTTATTTCTTTTTCAGACTTGTTATTCCCATGAAAATATATTCTTTCTGCAGGAAAGTTTGCTGCTAAGGCTGTATAAATTTCACCTCCTGAAGATGCGTCAATACCCATTCCTTCTTCATCTAAAATATTACACAGTGCTTTAACTAAAAATGCTTTACCAGCATATAGTATTTCAAAATCAACATTATTATTTTTAAATGATAAAATATACTCCTGGCAATTCTTTCTAATAATGTTTTCTGAATAAATATAACATGGTGTATCATATTTTTGCGCAATTTCATTTATTCTAACTTTTTCAAACATTAATTCCCTATTCTGATCCAGATCAAATCCTCTTTGCTCTAACTCATTTTTCACAAAAGTATCGGTCATTAAATTCCTCCTTAAAAATAATCAAAAAATAAAAAAAGCAATCAATAAGCGCCAGGCTCATCGATTGCTCTAAAATAATAACAAGCTTTCTTTTTACCCCCCTTTTATCTCTCCTCGATGAGATAGCGCACCATCAGAAACCGGGAGTAGTTTCTGATGACAGTACTATGATTGTTCACCATAGCCCCAGCCTGAAACTTAGAGCATCAGTATTCAGACTTCGGCGAAGACCCCTTTCCTGATAAATCATTGCTGCTCAGCTTATTATCAGTACTGTTGATTCTTCGCGCCTCTACCCCACTTCAGATAAAAAGTGAGGCAATTCAGTATTTGATTGTTATAAACATTTTAACAATATTTTTTGAAATGTCAAATATTCCTGGGTTAGATATCTTTTTTTGTAATAAATATTAAAATTATCTTTTATAAGCATCTTTAAAGCAGAATGATAATATTAATCATATTATCTTGCTTCTTGTTAATTTAATGAGTGTTACTAATTTATGAAATTAACCATTCTAACCCCAATTCAGCCAGTTTCCCTGTAGAAGGGATACCATTCTGGCTATCCCAACCCATCATCTGATAGCGCAGCTTTATTGCTTCTTTAAATTTTTCTTTATCAATGGCTCCTGTTCCATCAAGTATTCCTCCTTTAAAATTCCGAAAAAATACCTCAGGTAAGCTATCTTCTTTCGCAGTTAATCCTTCTCTTATATTAAAAGTCCTGGCCATATTGATTGATCTTTCGCTTAATTTCATTAATTCATACCAGGTAACCTTCCATCCTGTAATAGCTCTGATTAATTCTAATAGTTCCTCAAGAGTACCTACACTTCTTGGCACATAACCAAAATCGCATACACCTAAAATATCAAATAAAGACCATAATAGATCTAATTTTTTAAATAAACCTACTTTCTTAGGGCCAATATCAGTAACTTCAACGGCTTCAAGAATACCCAAACCAGCCGTTTCTTGTAAACCCCAACTTTCTTCATCAGTAAAAAAGGTGTCATGGGCTGCCTTCATATGATCAGCACCATAGTCAGATAAGGCATATTGAAGTCCAACACCTGTTTTAACTCGCGGATCATGCATGGGCACTTCCTGTCCTTTTACCTGATGTACAAATTTTTTTGATTGCTTG includes the following:
- the dapF gene encoding diaminopimelate epimerase produces the protein MKKEFVKMHGIGNDFIIMDFYSEKEPDGINYNNLAKRLCQRHFGIGADGLILILPSKKYDLRMRIFNFDGSEPQMCGNGIRCFAKYAYENKLIEKKIFSVETLAGEIIPEIIFNEKTGFIEGVKVDMGEPRLTGKEIPVTGNPDKKVINQELLVENNKFMITCVSMGNPHCVIFIEDVERFPVREIGPLIEINPFFPEKTNVEFIEILNDHEINFRVWERGVGETMACGTGACAAVVAGVLNKKVNSKAIVHLNGGDLKINWADDGHVYMTGPAESVFEGSVSID
- a CDS encoding aspartate kinase; protein product: MIIIRIVVKFGGTSIRDIDRIEKATNSIAKKVKEGHEVLVVVSAMGDTTDNLISLLEGVTKSGYDMNDYAQFVSFGERMSAQLVAASLRAQEIQSRPFDPSGDDFPIITNNKNLLEADILSKQSKEQCQTYLEPLLQKGIVPVVCGFLGRSEKDNIITCLGRGGSDITAFALGDFIKADEVIIVTDASGVASADPRLVKKVEMLPKISVEEMGILAESGAKVLHPRALKYKNKNMRSKIIHFQNGDLDSPGTEIEGSFSSKVDIFQDKLCLLTIVGDSILETPGILRDIITPLSKNNISIQSIAIGIQYIGIYVSEKYSKKAYDLIHLSVLKSEKLKSVTSKEDIALIVVSSRDFIDTPGIIEKITRPLAENNINILEMVTIKTDILIFVSWNNKDKVYQLIRQTLGEIGINTQK
- the dapB gene encoding 4-hydroxy-tetrahydrodipicolinate reductase, encoding MNNVIVCGGCGKMASLIAKLIYQDDTLELVGVIESSKHPAIGQDWGIVNGIGKTEIIIEDNLDKIIEKCDVVVDFTNPEATMNNLIICSKHKKACVIGTTGLSENQVKNIRESSENIPIVFSPNMALGVNLLFDLAKKVAAVLDAEYDIEIIETHHRYKKDAPSGTAMKIAEIIANERGVKLDKSAIYGRCGNIGARNKGEIGIHAIRAGNISGEHTIIFNSLGERLELTHKAYSRDAFAEGAVKAINFILNKKKGLFSTKEVLNL
- the dapA gene encoding 4-hydroxy-tetrahydrodipicolinate synthase; the protein is MFRGSIVALITPFDKNNRIDEQGIKDLVEFHIKNGTDAIVPCGTTGESPTLSHEEHKKVIELTINAVNQRVPVIAGTGSNSTEEAIELTSAAREMGADGALLVMPYYNKPTQKGLYMHFKTIVEKVDIPAIVYNVPSRSGVNLLPSTLASLAELKNITAVKEASGNLEQMAEIIYLCGDKLTLLSGDDKILLPVLSIGGKGVISVVANIIPKEVSLMVRKFEEGSYEEAREMFFKTIYPLSRAMFYETNPIPVKTAARLMGLPAGNLRLPMVDMENSNFEQLKQDLRSFNLLED
- the lysA gene encoding diaminopimelate decarboxylase; its protein translation is MTDTFVKNELEQRGFDLDQNRELMFEKVRINEIAQKYDTPCYIYSENIIRKNCQEYILSFKNNNVDFEILYAGKAFLVKALCNILDEEGMGIDASSGGEIYTALAANFPAERIYFHGNNKSEKEIRFALENNIGTIMIDNLYELGLVNNIAKELNKKVHIMIRVIPGVDTHTHEKIRTGQVDSKFGFPISELENIFPAVMERDNLVYRGLHCHIGSQLLDVKYHLQAIVEMIHVIKKIEDKYEIKTNNLNLGGGLGVRYTRDDNPVPINIFVNSIINKVKDVCDEYKVSLPKILIEPGRSIVAEAGITLYRIGAIKEITGLKKYLIVDGGMADNPRPSLYDAKYEALIVDRLESNKTELVTIAGKFCESGDILIKNIELPRAESGDLIILFTTGAYHYSMANNYNGIPRPPVVLVNEGKHGLMVNRETYQDVINNHVIPDWLM
- a CDS encoding LL-diaminopimelate aminotransferase — its product is MKIAERIKNVPPYLFAEIDKKKEAAIARGVDIINLGIGDPDKPTPSYIIDQLEKSARDPKTHDYPPYEGTKEFRSAAAEWYLKRFGVKLDPYKEIISLIGSKEGIAHVFLAFIDPGDISLIPDPAYPVYKTGTLFANGKPYYMPLLAENGFLPDLDKIDEGIAKKAKLIFLNYPNNPTGAVASLDYFKEVVDFAKKYNLLICHDFAYSELAYDGYKSPSILEIEGAKDISLEFHSLSKTYNMTGWRIGFAVGGQEAISALSIIKTNVDSGIFKAIQEAGVTALTGPQDHIPQMIDMYTERRNVIVEGLNKLGWSLEAPKGTFYVWAPTPAGMSSIDFANKVLEKTGIIVTPGVGYGQYGEGYFRIALTVDVPRMKEAIGRLEKANIIYTA